ATGCCTTACACTGAGGTTAGTTTTGTCGAGGAAGGGGGCAAAGTCTATCTGATCAAATCGCGTCCCGGGCAACCGCGAGGTCAGCGCTTCAGGCGCTTGCGGGGTGTTGCAACCGTGAAGATGACGACAGAAGAGATCATG
The window above is part of the Gammaproteobacteria bacterium genome. Proteins encoded here:
- a CDS encoding AbrB/MazE/SpoVT family DNA-binding domain-containing protein; translated protein: MRITTKGQVTIPQAIREKLGLMPYTEVSFVEEGGKVYLIKSRPGQPRGQRFRRLRGVATVKMTTEEIMALTRG